Proteins from a genomic interval of Lysobacter stagni:
- the trbJ gene encoding P-type conjugative transfer protein TrbJ has product MKIQKSITLALAVAITGTGLTYTLPAAAQWAVFDPTNYAQNFLQQLRAVQSNVNEVRQIQTQLQQYDNMLRNTKSLDLRDLDTAIDALSRLDRVVGKGKSLAVTASDYESAFKSRFPGYQATTNYSESYREWSETSRDSVLGALRVANLQARGAVTEEQGLASLRSAVATADGQKAAVDAGNQIALAQITQLQQLRELMVAQMQATGTYIAANQQSETSKEASIREATKYRDPREGWKAKPIRVGN; this is encoded by the coding sequence ATGAAGATTCAAAAGAGCATTACTTTGGCCCTCGCGGTTGCTATTACCGGTACCGGCCTCACCTACACCCTGCCGGCAGCGGCGCAGTGGGCCGTGTTCGATCCGACGAACTACGCACAGAACTTCCTGCAGCAGCTCCGCGCGGTGCAGAGCAACGTCAACGAGGTAAGGCAGATCCAAACCCAGCTGCAGCAGTACGACAACATGCTCCGTAACACCAAGAGCCTCGACTTGCGCGACCTGGACACTGCAATCGACGCCCTTAGTCGGCTCGATCGTGTGGTTGGCAAGGGTAAATCGCTTGCGGTGACCGCGAGCGACTACGAGAGTGCCTTCAAGTCACGATTTCCCGGCTACCAGGCGACGACGAACTACAGCGAGAGCTACCGCGAGTGGAGCGAGACGTCACGCGATTCCGTGCTGGGCGCGCTTCGCGTGGCCAACTTGCAGGCGCGAGGGGCCGTGACCGAGGAACAGGGCTTAGCTTCGTTGCGTTCCGCCGTTGCCACGGCCGATGGCCAGAAGGCCGCGGTAGACGCAGGCAATCAGATTGCGCTGGCTCAGATCACCCAGCTGCAGCAACTTCGAGAGCTCATGGTGGCGCAGATGCAGGCCACTGGAACGTACATAGCCGCCAACCAGCAGTCCGAGACCAGTAAGGAGGCTTCGATACGTGAGGCGACGAAGTATCGCGATCCTCGCGAGGGGTGGAAGGCAAAGCCGATCCGAGTCGGAAACTGA
- a CDS encoding antitoxin VbhA family protein, whose amino-acid sequence MQISAKNAMAMAMASVEMEGFTVSGEDRELMQRVVNGEISATEAMQQILQEARRANDLD is encoded by the coding sequence ATGCAGATTTCTGCCAAGAACGCAATGGCGATGGCTATGGCATCAGTGGAAATGGAGGGTTTCACCGTCTCCGGGGAAGATCGTGAGCTGATGCAACGAGTAGTCAACGGAGAGATCAGCGCAACCGAAGCGATGCAGCAAATCCTGCAAGAAGCCCGGCGTGCTAATGATCTTGATTAG